The following are encoded together in the Candidatus Aminicenantes bacterium genome:
- a CDS encoding sigma 54-interacting transcriptional regulator: MNLTKLSRRFSIQGNRVLDHWHDEKLTRATVVNTPENLLMINKIFGFHSNLMQNIVDFRQNNFEIDIVTQPFSANDSRALPRQSAARAKDILEQFLALRQAAQEWEMDFIDFSKFQILPGAALRFGWNLQGQKFPDAVAFMPIFKTNSHLHFPDRGGRREENKKRPCAALLPTVKGYLYRSDDFAANILHSHSPTAIRSSANLKVRINTQDAEQDKIIQDILFHHLHSDETLFMRVAATNTTLRDFFSAAANGRDSGEKHSADLVREFALFLKQSVFRKVVMVIDGLRRKEDGEFLSFLLDSGDIGGLTIILFNDAIDFDCDLELNEAPSNPLQEHFFGLPPARDADELNEEEKRLLDMFALIGVPVPAPTARALAGAGGAARIAALLKKHHLQENQQTFCLKAAGGAVTAVSAKEERARLAALAAKSDWPYLTIRHCLAGEKLAELERVLEIHARLKPETVAPGPAVDLIVRHLPRLAKNQRLLYHFLKILVKTGTVDLAEKLLAAHAEPGGVFARLLAAHLALRQREYQKLGEHLAGLATVPETCADEWRYLHFIYNEKIAELKKADAFAKKISDPYYRNLAAIQLSDRKIYNRDYARAQSQLETALAYFSSQRCRREEIETQNQMAKLQREKGCFSAAESLYKTLFIRSAGEGFRLNAAFSAVDLGNLYLENDDDFQAESWYQKALHLFEKEKNSDGIMLVNSNLINVHAAAGNWNEAERLLRGILARNEEKKSLVSCAIDYLNWAGLEYLRLNHGRALKLTAHARQIFEKTGNHKGLGECALLEGKILFAEEKAIAPPAAEAKHFNSDQKTVWRLCQLRELDAAGEKEAAIWDGVAAIQSKKTRFAAMAMILRKVKKKEWLGPFKELSRELSAKAKNYYYHEYWYVYFEQSGEPEAIHPQAKECFLAMHDFFTMNKRKISPRLNRLREILEENENPGQLFDNARLVGHYRQWRLPEDFFGSFLHEISQAMPLDWLAMHIHENEELLYRFSNSGLFKELGEEMMRHARLAPGQQNFRLAEIKAKFSSREKFFYPFANTKMIRWPISDRLSASLVVAFRDGEAYFQNFFERNRDVLKNFAILFQNFFTNELQIHKKLEFIIGTSEPIKEMKRLIAQISKVDFSLLITGESGSGKELAAKAVHLLSPRASRPFISVNAAALPETLLEAELFGFRKGAFSGAVESRTGLLEAADGGTFFLDEIADLPINLQAKMLRVLQEKEIRRLGENKTVPIDIRLISASNQNLKELIVANQFRADLYYRLQDLTLQIPPLRERREDIPILAAHFLKKFGYPAIDPLQLQGIADTFRDDRFPGNVRE; the protein is encoded by the coding sequence ATGAATCTGACCAAGCTGTCCAGGCGTTTTTCCATCCAGGGCAACCGCGTTCTCGATCACTGGCATGATGAAAAACTGACCCGGGCCACGGTGGTCAACACGCCCGAAAATCTGCTGATGATCAACAAGATATTCGGCTTCCACTCCAATCTCATGCAGAACATCGTCGATTTCAGGCAAAACAATTTTGAAATCGACATCGTCACTCAGCCCTTCTCCGCCAACGACAGCCGGGCCCTGCCCAGGCAGTCCGCGGCCCGGGCCAAGGACATTTTGGAGCAGTTCCTGGCGCTGCGGCAGGCCGCCCAGGAGTGGGAAATGGATTTTATTGATTTCAGCAAATTCCAGATCCTTCCGGGAGCGGCCCTACGCTTCGGCTGGAACTTGCAGGGACAGAAATTTCCCGATGCCGTCGCCTTCATGCCCATTTTTAAAACAAACAGCCATTTGCATTTCCCGGATCGGGGCGGCCGCCGCGAAGAAAATAAGAAACGGCCTTGCGCGGCTTTGCTGCCAACGGTCAAAGGCTATTTGTACCGCAGCGACGATTTCGCCGCCAACATACTCCACTCCCATTCACCGACCGCCATCCGCTCCAGCGCCAATCTTAAAGTCAGGATCAACACCCAGGATGCGGAGCAAGACAAGATCATCCAGGACATCCTGTTTCACCACCTCCATTCCGACGAAACCCTGTTCATGCGCGTGGCCGCCACCAACACGACCCTGCGCGATTTTTTTTCCGCCGCGGCCAATGGCCGGGATTCCGGTGAGAAACATTCCGCCGACTTGGTGCGGGAGTTCGCCCTTTTCCTGAAGCAATCGGTTTTTCGAAAAGTTGTCATGGTCATCGACGGGCTGCGCCGGAAGGAAGACGGCGAATTCCTCAGCTTCCTGCTCGATTCGGGAGACATCGGCGGCTTGACGATCATCCTGTTCAACGATGCGATCGATTTTGACTGCGACCTCGAATTAAACGAGGCCCCAAGCAATCCGCTGCAAGAACACTTCTTCGGCCTGCCCCCGGCGCGGGATGCGGATGAATTGAATGAAGAGGAAAAGCGGCTGCTGGACATGTTCGCGCTCATCGGCGTGCCGGTTCCCGCTCCCACCGCCCGCGCCCTGGCCGGTGCCGGAGGCGCGGCACGGATCGCGGCCCTGCTGAAAAAACACCATTTGCAGGAAAACCAGCAAACCTTCTGCCTGAAGGCCGCGGGCGGCGCCGTCACCGCTGTTTCGGCGAAAGAGGAACGGGCCCGGCTGGCCGCCCTGGCCGCCAAAAGCGATTGGCCATACCTGACCATCAGGCATTGCCTGGCCGGGGAGAAGCTGGCGGAACTGGAACGGGTTCTCGAAATCCATGCCCGGCTCAAACCCGAAACGGTCGCGCCCGGCCCGGCGGTTGACTTGATCGTCCGCCATCTTCCGCGTTTGGCAAAAAACCAGAGGCTTCTCTACCATTTCTTGAAAATCCTCGTCAAGACCGGTACCGTCGATCTGGCTGAAAAACTTCTCGCGGCCCATGCCGAACCGGGCGGCGTTTTCGCCCGGCTGCTGGCTGCCCACCTGGCCCTGCGCCAAAGGGAGTATCAAAAACTCGGAGAGCATCTGGCCGGGCTCGCCACGGTCCCCGAAACGTGCGCCGATGAATGGCGTTACCTCCATTTCATATATAACGAAAAGATCGCCGAATTAAAAAAGGCCGATGCCTTCGCCAAAAAGATCAGTGACCCGTACTACCGCAACCTGGCGGCGATCCAACTGAGCGACCGGAAAATCTACAACCGGGATTATGCCAGGGCCCAATCCCAGCTCGAGACAGCCCTGGCTTACTTCAGCAGCCAGCGCTGCCGCCGCGAGGAAATCGAAACTCAAAACCAAATGGCCAAGCTGCAGAGGGAAAAGGGCTGCTTTTCGGCCGCCGAGTCATTGTACAAAACACTGTTCATCCGCAGCGCCGGCGAGGGCTTCAGGTTGAATGCGGCTTTCAGCGCCGTCGACCTGGGCAACCTCTACCTGGAGAACGACGACGACTTCCAGGCCGAAAGCTGGTACCAAAAGGCGCTGCACCTGTTCGAAAAAGAAAAAAACAGCGACGGCATCATGCTGGTGAATTCAAACCTGATCAACGTCCATGCCGCTGCCGGCAATTGGAATGAAGCGGAAAGGCTCCTGCGCGGCATTCTGGCCCGCAACGAGGAAAAAAAATCGCTTGTTTCCTGCGCCATCGATTATCTGAATTGGGCCGGCCTCGAATACTTGAGGCTGAACCACGGCCGGGCCTTGAAGCTGACTGCGCACGCCAGGCAGATATTCGAAAAAACCGGTAACCACAAGGGGCTCGGCGAATGCGCCTTGTTAGAAGGCAAGATTTTATTCGCCGAGGAAAAAGCGATCGCTCCGCCCGCAGCGGAGGCGAAGCATTTCAACAGCGATCAAAAAACGGTCTGGCGCCTGTGCCAGCTGCGCGAGCTGGATGCCGCCGGGGAGAAGGAAGCAGCCATATGGGACGGAGTGGCTGCGATCCAATCGAAAAAAACCAGGTTCGCTGCCATGGCCATGATCCTGCGCAAGGTGAAAAAAAAGGAGTGGCTGGGTCCTTTCAAGGAACTTTCACGGGAATTGTCCGCCAAGGCAAAAAACTATTATTATCATGAGTACTGGTATGTCTATTTCGAGCAAAGCGGCGAACCGGAAGCGATCCATCCCCAAGCCAAAGAATGTTTCCTGGCCATGCACGATTTTTTTACCATGAACAAGAGAAAAATTTCGCCCCGGCTGAATCGTCTGCGGGAAATCCTGGAGGAAAATGAAAATCCGGGCCAGCTTTTTGACAACGCCCGTCTCGTCGGCCATTACAGGCAATGGCGGCTTCCGGAAGATTTTTTCGGCAGTTTCTTGCATGAAATCAGCCAAGCAATGCCCTTGGATTGGCTGGCCATGCATATCCATGAAAACGAGGAGCTGCTGTACCGGTTTTCCAATTCGGGCCTTTTCAAGGAACTGGGGGAAGAAATGATGCGCCATGCCCGCCTGGCCCCGGGCCAGCAGAATTTTCGACTGGCGGAGATCAAGGCGAAATTCAGCAGCCGGGAAAAATTTTTTTATCCCTTTGCCAATACCAAGATGATACGCTGGCCGATCAGCGACCGGCTCTCGGCCAGCCTGGTCGTCGCCTTCCGGGACGGAGAAGCGTATTTTCAGAATTTTTTCGAACGGAACCGGGACGTTCTCAAAAATTTCGCGATCCTGTTTCAAAATTTTTTCACCAACGAACTGCAGATCCACAAAAAGCTTGAGTTCATCATCGGCACCTCGGAGCCGATCAAGGAAATGAAACGCCTGATCGCCCAGATCAGCAAGGTGGACTTCTCCCTGCTGATCACCGGCGAAAGCGGCAGCGGCAAAGAACTGGCGGCCAAAGCCGTCCATCTGCTCAGCCCCAGGGCCAGCCGGCCATTCATATCGGTCAATGCCGCCGCGCTGCCCGAAACGCTGCTGGAAGCGGAACTGTTCGGGTTCAGGAAGGGGGCGTTCAGCGGCGCCGTGGAAAGCCGGACCGGCTTGCTTGAAGCCGCCGACGGCGGCACGTTTTTCCTGGATGAAATCGCCGATCTGCCAATAAACCTGCAGGCCAAGATGCTGCGCGTCCTGCAGGAAAAGGAGATCCGCCGTTTGGGTGAAAACAAGACGGTCCCCATCGATATCCGGCTGATTTCCGCCAGCAACCAGAACCTGAAGGAGCTGATCGTCGCCAACCAGTTCCGCGCCGACCTGTACTACCGGCTGCAGGACCTGACCCTCCAAATTCCACCCTTGCGCGAACGACGCGAGGACATCCCCATACTGGCCGCCCATTTCCTTAAAAAATTCGGCTACCCGGCGATCGACCCGCTGCAGCTGCAGGGCATTGCCGACACATTCCGGGATGACCGCTTTCCGGGCAACGTGCGCGAGTT
- a CDS encoding SWIB/MDM2 domain-containing protein encodes MVEKGLKKPVKLKADLAAFCGVSSLPRLEITKKLWDHIKAKKLQTTTANGKPTGSGKFIVADEKLLKLFKNTKVTSKSSGKVTNFTNMQAGQTIDMMQLAAVVSANIE; translated from the coding sequence ATGGTCGAAAAAGGTTTGAAGAAGCCGGTTAAACTGAAAGCGGATTTGGCCGCATTCTGCGGCGTCAGCTCCCTGCCGCGTTTGGAAATCACCAAAAAACTCTGGGACCACATCAAGGCCAAGAAGCTCCAAACGACGACGGCCAACGGCAAACCGACGGGATCCGGGAAGTTCATCGTCGCCGATGAAAAACTTTTAAAGCTTTTTAAGAATACAAAAGTGACCAGCAAGTCCAGCGGCAAAGTGACCAACTTCACCAACATGCAGGCCGGGCAAACCATCGACATGATGCAGCTCGCCGCCGTCGTCAGCGCCAATATCGAGTAA
- a CDS encoding tetratricopeptide repeat protein gives MASDNRLKILQLAEKLFKQGKIDAAIKEYQKIIDLKPDDLEVRRIIGDLYLKLNKLPDAIKQFEWISDYYLKEGFFTKAIAMYRRITRIDPQNEAISSKLADLYTKQGLVIEAKQIYMEMAEEYKRQNNQKKALGIYRKILEFDRSNTKMRILLADNYLREDMKDEAINEYLTASDILIKKREFAQAEELLLQTYNKVKHLKIFEKLISCFISQGNANKAIQMLKNLGEDIFKHLSLLKILGELYFKNNLIEEAEHIYKKIAEIDPNETEVIMKLGKVYLQREEIEKAYKLFLPTIDRFIEKGKYDEANSLLRFIITSNNTYLPALNKLASIFKATKKTTSLIAMYESLLPIYEQKKMHSELIAVLKELIELSDSPFAYQEQLARLTGESSAEDEEGDQEREFISFQLSNADQALKKSDFKKAIDLLKTAQNAFPQNTDIRVKLFDVYQMSNDIEALLNEGIELLQIYKKENNDEAYKALSEKLTKLKPSDERLLDLGGHERTNIEIDFDHAEMIEQINELKHPGGLEELESIELKGEEEDIFLLKGEDSVQIKTDSELKKGLSSHLAELDFYISEGYFANAEKILDRLQKEFPESKEIASRLARIKKSKEMLPDKTDSIILKVGKTEPIEITSSIAQESDILQKFEDSKIGIDLDNILVKPEIKGSAADFAEMENVPFEIEMEKMIIHEPEPAPLRAKPEAPPKPSSREKSGAANKDFLGSSADFIDIDNIFTSDEAPASGSESPFKDIDENELAESEVDIFKSESVFLEEEEYYETEKVVDGEAGAIKYWIDELQKQRTSTVEKNMMEIFQAFQKGVDEKIGQEDYDTRYNLGIAYKEMGLIEEAIHEFLIASKHPLKYFDAAGLLGICFRDQGMFEESINWFEKALEIQDRKEDDYKAVKYELILTAKLKEDYLYAKKLAAEILGKDPNYRNIKEIYDEVKGK, from the coding sequence ATGGCCAGCGATAACCGATTAAAAATTTTGCAACTGGCGGAGAAACTGTTCAAACAGGGGAAAATCGATGCCGCCATCAAAGAATACCAGAAGATCATCGACCTCAAGCCGGATGATCTCGAAGTGCGCAGGATTATCGGCGATCTGTATTTGAAGCTGAACAAGCTTCCCGATGCCATCAAGCAATTCGAATGGATCTCCGATTATTATCTCAAAGAAGGCTTTTTCACTAAGGCCATCGCCATGTACCGGCGCATCACCCGCATCGACCCCCAGAACGAGGCGATCTCTTCCAAGCTGGCCGACCTGTACACCAAACAAGGACTGGTCATCGAGGCCAAGCAGATATACATGGAGATGGCCGAAGAATACAAGCGCCAGAACAACCAGAAAAAAGCCCTCGGCATTTACCGGAAAATCCTCGAATTCGACCGCAGCAATACCAAAATGCGCATTCTGCTGGCCGACAATTATTTGCGCGAGGACATGAAGGACGAGGCGATCAACGAATACCTTACCGCCAGCGACATCCTGATCAAAAAAAGAGAATTCGCCCAGGCCGAGGAACTCCTGCTGCAAACCTACAACAAGGTCAAGCACCTTAAAATTTTTGAAAAGCTGATTTCCTGCTTCATCAGCCAGGGCAATGCCAACAAGGCCATCCAGATGCTCAAGAACCTGGGCGAAGACATATTCAAGCACCTGAGCCTGCTGAAAATTCTCGGCGAGCTTTACTTCAAGAACAACCTGATCGAGGAAGCGGAGCATATCTACAAAAAAATCGCCGAAATCGATCCCAACGAAACCGAAGTGATCATGAAGTTGGGGAAGGTTTATTTGCAGAGGGAGGAAATCGAAAAGGCCTACAAGCTTTTCCTGCCCACGATAGACCGCTTCATCGAAAAGGGGAAATACGATGAAGCCAATTCACTGTTGCGCTTCATCATCACCTCGAACAACACCTATCTCCCGGCGCTGAACAAGTTGGCCTCGATCTTCAAGGCCACGAAAAAAACCACCAGCCTGATCGCCATGTACGAGTCGCTGCTGCCAATATACGAGCAGAAAAAAATGCATTCCGAACTGATCGCCGTACTCAAGGAACTGATCGAATTGTCCGATTCGCCATTCGCCTATCAGGAGCAACTGGCCAGATTGACCGGCGAATCCAGCGCCGAAGACGAAGAAGGCGACCAGGAGCGGGAATTCATTTCGTTCCAACTGAGCAATGCCGATCAGGCCTTGAAGAAGAGCGATTTCAAAAAAGCGATCGATCTTTTAAAAACCGCCCAGAACGCCTTCCCGCAGAATACCGATATCCGGGTCAAGCTTTTCGATGTCTACCAGATGAGCAATGATATCGAGGCGCTGCTCAACGAGGGCATCGAACTGCTCCAGATTTACAAGAAAGAAAACAACGACGAAGCCTACAAGGCCCTTTCCGAAAAATTGACCAAGCTCAAACCGAGCGACGAGCGCCTGCTGGACCTGGGCGGCCACGAGAGGACCAATATCGAGATCGACTTCGATCACGCCGAAATGATCGAGCAGATCAACGAGCTCAAGCATCCGGGCGGCCTGGAGGAGCTGGAAAGCATCGAATTGAAGGGGGAGGAAGAGGACATATTCCTGCTCAAGGGCGAAGACAGCGTCCAGATCAAGACCGACAGCGAGTTGAAAAAGGGATTGTCGTCCCACCTGGCCGAACTGGATTTTTACATCAGCGAAGGTTACTTCGCCAACGCCGAAAAAATCCTAGACAGGCTGCAAAAGGAATTCCCGGAAAGCAAGGAAATCGCCTCCCGGCTGGCGCGCATAAAAAAATCAAAGGAAATGCTGCCGGACAAGACCGATTCCATCATCCTCAAGGTTGGAAAAACGGAACCGATCGAGATCACCTCCTCCATCGCCCAGGAGAGCGATATCCTGCAGAAGTTTGAAGATTCAAAAATCGGCATCGACCTGGACAACATCCTGGTAAAGCCGGAAATAAAGGGCAGCGCCGCCGATTTTGCGGAAATGGAAAACGTTCCGTTCGAAATTGAAATGGAAAAGATGATCATCCACGAACCCGAACCGGCACCGCTCCGGGCCAAGCCGGAAGCTCCGCCCAAGCCTTCGTCCAGGGAGAAAAGCGGCGCCGCCAACAAAGATTTCCTCGGCTCCAGCGCCGATTTCATCGACATTGACAATATTTTTACCAGCGACGAGGCCCCCGCATCGGGCAGCGAATCCCCGTTCAAGGACATCGATGAAAACGAATTGGCCGAAAGTGAAGTCGACATTTTCAAAAGCGAGAGTGTTTTTCTCGAGGAAGAGGAGTATTACGAAACCGAGAAAGTGGTCGACGGGGAAGCGGGTGCCATAAAATACTGGATCGATGAGCTGCAAAAGCAAAGGACCTCAACCGTTGAAAAGAACATGATGGAGATTTTCCAGGCATTCCAGAAGGGTGTCGACGAGAAAATCGGCCAGGAAGATTACGATACCCGCTACAACCTGGGTATCGCCTACAAGGAGATGGGGCTCATCGAAGAGGCGATTCATGAATTCCTGATCGCCTCCAAGCACCCGTTGAAATATTTCGACGCGGCCGGCTTGCTGGGCATTTGTTTCCGCGACCAGGGCATGTTCGAGGAATCCATTAACTGGTTCGAGAAGGCACTGGAAATCCAGGACCGCAAGGAAGACGATTACAAAGCCGTCAAGTACGAACTCATATTGACCGCCAAACTGAAGGAAGACTACCTGTACGCCAAAAAACTGGCGGCCGAGATCCTGGGCAAGGATCCCAACTATCGCAACATCAAGGAAATCTACGACGAAGTGAAGGGCAAATAG
- the rplS gene encoding 50S ribosomal protein L19, whose product MRPFQEVRSDIPAIRPGDELKIYYRVIEAGKERIQVYEGTIISMKNMGMSKTITVRKNSFGIAVERIFPLNSKLVQKIEVKKHTKVRRAKLYYLRKLKGKASRLKELR is encoded by the coding sequence CTGCGCCCCTTTCAGGAAGTGCGCAGCGATATTCCGGCCATACGCCCGGGAGACGAATTGAAGATCTACTATCGGGTTATCGAAGCGGGCAAGGAAAGGATACAGGTCTATGAGGGCACGATCATCTCCATGAAGAATATGGGCATGTCCAAGACCATCACCGTTCGCAAGAATTCATTCGGCATCGCCGTGGAAAGGATATTTCCGCTCAATTCCAAGCTGGTTCAGAAAATCGAGGTCAAAAAGCATACCAAGGTGCGCCGAGCCAAGCTGTACTATCTGAGAAAACTGAAAGGCAAGGCGTCACGGCTGAAAGAACTCAGGTAG
- a CDS encoding outer membrane protein transport protein, which produces MKKMWKTARLFVTVVLIAASGISLSANGLNLNGVGSKAIAMGGAFIGQADDYSAVFWNPAGLTQMKNTSLSLFGTDLIPSVTYTLSAYGIDAKSESKMYPSGAVGFFKPVSDKLVLGILAYVPAGSGAKWNGEDLKLLSFNKALEWESMIAVISVSPAIAYKITDTLSIGATLNINYGMLNLKKPALFSMKLPSPPYPPNTYVKYAEQYSEDETAVGFGATFGVLYKPSDKLGIGVSLRLPCKIKFKGTAENPLAQTLLHVTTTSDIERDATWPMWIGGGVSFKPIDKLTVNADLQYTNWKKVEKIEAIYSDTAWQASFATGAALQLRWIDKIQYRLGLQYQLCEKFSLRGGYYYDPCVGPDETLTILLPQFTYNVVTLGVGYRTGKLSLDVCVEYLMGQERTIDAATLTATDPGMPGVHGMNILVPNIAFTYRF; this is translated from the coding sequence ATGAAAAAAATGTGGAAGACTGCACGGTTATTCGTAACCGTTGTCCTTATCGCTGCAAGCGGGATTTCACTGTCGGCCAACGGCCTGAACCTCAACGGCGTCGGCAGCAAGGCCATCGCCATGGGCGGTGCCTTCATCGGCCAAGCCGATGACTACAGCGCCGTTTTCTGGAATCCGGCCGGATTGACCCAGATGAAGAACACCAGCCTTTCCCTCTTCGGGACCGATCTGATCCCTTCCGTCACCTATACGCTCAGCGCATATGGGATCGACGCCAAGAGCGAAAGCAAGATGTATCCCTCGGGGGCAGTCGGTTTTTTCAAGCCCGTTTCGGACAAGTTGGTACTGGGAATCCTGGCTTACGTCCCGGCCGGATCGGGCGCCAAGTGGAACGGCGAGGACCTGAAATTATTGAGCTTCAACAAGGCGCTGGAATGGGAAAGCATGATCGCCGTGATCTCGGTTTCGCCGGCAATCGCCTACAAGATCACCGACACCCTTTCAATCGGCGCCACCCTGAACATCAACTACGGCATGCTGAACTTGAAAAAACCGGCCTTATTCTCCATGAAACTCCCTTCGCCTCCCTATCCGCCCAACACGTATGTCAAATACGCGGAGCAATATTCGGAAGATGAAACCGCGGTCGGATTCGGCGCGACCTTCGGCGTGCTGTACAAACCCTCCGACAAGCTGGGCATCGGTGTAAGCCTGCGCTTGCCGTGCAAGATCAAATTCAAGGGCACCGCCGAGAACCCTCTCGCCCAGACCCTGCTTCATGTTACCACCACATCCGACATCGAACGGGATGCAACCTGGCCGATGTGGATCGGCGGCGGCGTCTCTTTCAAGCCGATCGACAAGCTGACCGTCAACGCCGACCTGCAGTACACCAACTGGAAAAAGGTGGAAAAAATCGAGGCCATCTACAGCGATACCGCCTGGCAAGCCTCCTTCGCCACTGGCGCCGCCCTTCAGCTGCGCTGGATCGACAAGATTCAGTACCGCCTCGGCCTGCAATACCAACTGTGCGAAAAATTCTCGCTGCGCGGCGGGTATTACTACGATCCCTGCGTCGGCCCCGATGAAACCCTGACCATCCTCCTGCCGCAGTTCACCTACAACGTCGTCACCCTCGGCGTGGGCTATCGCACCGGCAAACTTTCCCTCGACGTGTGCGTGGAATACCTGATGGGCCAGGAGCGGACGATCGACGCGGCCACGTTGACGGCGACCGATCCCGGCATGCCTGGCGTTCACGGCATGAATATCCTGGTTCCCAATATCGCCTTCACCTACCGCTTCTAG
- a CDS encoding glycosyltransferase family 87 protein, with protein sequence MEEIKAKAKLVRNLSLFIIGAIVLLLVVQMLGKVDRASGNDFTSYLSSSRALWQGSDPYKTESSFPYTYPLFLAFILFPLSLLAEKPASLIWFALNACAFAYSCKVLIDSLPQAWRDRARGNFWPLLLILSVLTFDILQNHFLNGQVNLIVLALMILFIHHDIKGNNFKVAVFLSLAISIKVVPLILIIYLFFRKKFDSIVCTFLFISFWVFSPVVVAGDRMISYYQGYFQQFILKRVGSIGKMNASHVEFSLQYFLKKTTHGIAPDFYLLILSVLLVTFPIIVLELVSLKKNWRENRLWIFSLYLVAILLISPMSEVHHLVFFIPALFLCSMAVLYRKVERSIGQLFFMAATFSFLILAGLCRENVFYFVALGLGYFMVLFLSRMMAMNPSRDKLIT encoded by the coding sequence ATGGAGGAAATTAAAGCGAAAGCCAAACTGGTCCGAAATTTAAGCCTATTCATTATAGGCGCAATTGTTTTATTGCTTGTCGTCCAAATGCTGGGAAAAGTCGATCGGGCCAGCGGGAATGATTTTACAAGCTATTTATCGTCATCAAGGGCTCTGTGGCAAGGAAGCGATCCCTACAAAACCGAGAGCTCCTTTCCGTATACCTATCCATTGTTTTTGGCTTTTATCCTGTTCCCCTTATCTTTGCTGGCAGAGAAGCCAGCCAGTTTGATTTGGTTTGCGCTCAACGCTTGTGCCTTTGCCTATTCTTGCAAGGTTTTAATCGACTCTTTACCCCAGGCATGGAGGGATCGCGCAAGAGGAAATTTCTGGCCATTGTTGTTGATCTTATCTGTTTTGACTTTTGATATTTTGCAAAACCACTTCTTAAACGGCCAGGTGAATCTTATCGTTCTGGCATTGATGATTCTTTTTATTCATCACGATATCAAAGGCAATAATTTCAAAGTCGCGGTTTTTCTTTCTTTGGCCATATCCATCAAAGTTGTCCCGCTGATCTTAATAATATATTTGTTTTTTCGTAAAAAATTCGATTCAATCGTATGCACGTTCCTATTCATTTCTTTTTGGGTTTTTTCCCCAGTCGTGGTTGCCGGGGATCGAATGATTTCTTATTACCAAGGATATTTTCAACAGTTCATTTTAAAACGAGTTGGATCGATCGGGAAAATGAATGCCAGTCACGTAGAATTTTCATTGCAGTACTTTCTCAAGAAAACGACTCATGGCATCGCCCCCGACTTCTACTTGCTGATCCTTTCCGTTTTGTTGGTAACATTTCCTATTATTGTTCTCGAGCTCGTGTCGCTTAAAAAAAACTGGCGCGAGAACAGGCTATGGATTTTCAGTCTCTATTTGGTTGCCATCCTCCTGATCTCTCCCATGTCGGAAGTCCATCACCTGGTTTTCTTTATTCCCGCTTTATTTTTATGCAGTATGGCCGTTCTTTACCGAAAGGTCGAACGATCGATCGGTCAACTTTTCTTCATGGCGGCAACCTTTTCCTTCCTGATCCTGGCAGGCCTTTGCCGGGAAAACGTATTTTACTTTGTTGCACTGGGTCTTGGCTATTTCATGGTGCTTTTTCTATCAAGAATGATGGCCATGAATCCTTCTCGGGATAAACTCATTACGTAG